From a single Eremothecium sinecaudum strain ATCC 58844 chromosome III, complete sequence genomic region:
- the SSM4 gene encoding E3 ubiquitin-protein ligase SSM4 (Syntenic homolog of Ashbya gossypii ADL090W; Syntenic homolog of Saccharomyces cerevisiae YIL030C (SSM4)), with amino-acid sequence MDQTEQSEHVRPTCRICRMESSEDNELFHPCQCKGSIKYVHEQCLFEWIGSKNIDVSRPGTTVKCDICHFPFQLKTIYDENMPKGIPILPAITRYLSWVYVSAKTVLFITTLVIVFGFGLPMVWNMWGKFYSLMLHNFDVPYPDQPWTFNFIYGFYTNMKDVEGWNRWPTLLYQLGLNYRFSLLQIIMVVTLHLALYFLYDMIAREEIFSQMVLHKIGPRCSELERLRKRIRDRFPAINEEVVQKIEALMELPKRQAAFQEQRLARETGAEGNNPIEYGQDELPEEGTSIQAVELEELNITGNGQLPNLEDRDSDELDDALDRDNGVAGELRYREALRELEGLLNNELPREGGGIGEQGENFGNAPIVERVNVNLNGRDQRDDPAFHLLNIRLNMGNLFIYFFITAVFIGAYLFLSYFIPTIVGWSLLFVYINICKFALAIFTTSAKFVTSRLPFSLLEHAQHPKIQLMVSAVQRTFDSKFLFYYKGYIEDTMWAKSSIIMCGLPAAVTYITGGALICLSTEVLCKGYGRKSGMTDERKRNLFQLLFAVRCTIKIFILFTFELAGFPILAGLMINYSLLISFTTSKDHYFWKFFILDAWLPGMLMLYWAIGTVYMYWFAIFIGTIRQHIIRPGVLFFIRSPDDPNIKILHDSLLHPMRIQLSRLIMSVVIYAIFILCGFGFHTRLLFPFLLKHNLIPVYNTLMDKVSFFTIALAGIAGTNLESSQKLRSYIRAYWLKVFTICCRRLRLSSFIMGKSIPMERGYIVYRNAFYRYLAPTRAQWSNPELFSKPKTLNEAQELFKTLPSIHAYFIPDGCLLRVPANDIVSRSYVQMLFVPVTKDDKLLKPLDLKRIRERSQQNSGEFGYLDKQITDFDSYTVVYVPPLFKLRYTLLLVMIWVFASILFIGIGLTANFVGHLLVWPYSQVVWKTQTSGLDLTYTYDLLDDGLNPTCICVALIAACIAIDSGVVDYIYHKIMEIPRRRTRIVNEEEKENTGEEEEGEHAMEEFGQEIQEHREEDHIIEQLPVRNNVSFITLMRRFGNFVRQMVNNLTQMLLTSMIATFFLNKLHIYMFRLITRAISYNYIMSVGLFWDYYIHNRISCFTDFNSLYADFPSFQVSNLFYVDLHLSSFTVKILPRLPLPNYAVLLGLIGIEGLASIIGAGYYAFFSNIEMKKKHLYFIIVGYFRRYFFPTFITIVLQYIVIELEYQSNPSAYMSRHALYDYMVTKMSSETLPREWTFLQHLFYWISPIVLGCYYTYLVYSISKKSLANFSQWLIDDIYGKGRTLVNLEEDS; translated from the coding sequence ATGGATCAGACTGAACAAAGTGAACATGTACGACCTACTTGCCGTATATGTAGAATGGAAAGTTCAGAAGATAACGAACTATTCCATCCATGTCAGTGTAAGGGTTCTATCAAATATGTTCATGAACAGTGTTTATTTGAATGGATAGGTTCTAAAAATATTGATGTTTCAAGGCCTGGTACTACTGTAAAGTGTGATATTTGTCACTTTCCGTTCCAGTTGAAGACCATATATGATGAAAACATGCCGAAAGGGATTCCAATATTACCGGCTATTACCAGGTACCTCTCGTGGGTATATGTTAGTGCTAAGACAGTACTGTTCATTACGACCCTGGTAATAGTTTTTGGGTTTGGTTTACCTATGGTGTGGAATATGTGGGGAAAGTTTTACTCTTTAATGCTTCATAATTTCGATGTGCCATATCCAGACCAACCCTGGACGTTTAATTTCATATATGGGTTCTATACTAACATGAAAGATGTGGAGGGATGGAATAGGTGGCCAACACTGCTTTACCAGTTGGGTCTCAACTATAGGTTCTCGCTTTTACAAATTATTATGGTTGTCACGCTGCATTTGGCGTTGTACTTCTTATACGATATGATTGCCAGAGAGGAGATATTTTCACAGATGGTTTTACACAAGATTGGACCCAGGTGCTCTGAGCTGGAGCGGTTAAGAAAGCGCATCCGGGACAGATTTCCGGCGATAAATGAGGAGGTGGTGCAAAAAATAGAGGCTTTAATGGAACTACCAAAGCGTCAAGCTGCTTTCCAAGAGCAAAGACTTGCGAGAGAAACTGGAGCCGAGGGTAACAATCCCATTGAGTATGGACAGGATGAATTACCTGAGGAAGGAACAAGTATACAAGCTGTCGAGCTGGAGGAGCTAAATATTACTGGAAATGGTCAGCTACCTAACTTGGAGGATAGAGACAGTGATGAGCTAGATGATGCACTTGATAGAGACAATGGCGttgccggcgaattgcGTTATCGTGAAGCTTTAAGGGAACTAGAAGGACTGTTAAATAATGAACTCCCAAGAGAGGGAGGGGGTATTGGCGAACAGGGTGAAAATTTTGGAAACGCTCCAATAGTTGAGAGAGTTAATGTCAACTTGAATGGTCGTGACCAAAGAGACGATCCTGCTTTCCATCTACTAAATATCAGGTTGAATATGGGTAACCTGTTCATCTACTTTTTCATTACTGCGGTGTTTATTGGAGCATATTTGTTTCTGTCATATTTCATTCCCACGATTGTTGGATGGTCCCTACTTTTTGTCTACATTAATATATGCAAATTCGCATTGGCAATATTTACTACGTCTGCTAAATTTGTGACATCGAGATTACCCTTTTCATTGTTGGAACATGCGCAGCATCCTAAAATTCAGTTGATGGTATCCGCCGTCCAGCGTACATTCGACTCAAAATTCTTGTTTTACTACAAGGGCTACATAGAGGACACAATGTGGGCTAAGTCTTCGATAATTATGTGCGGCCTTCCTGCTGCAGTTACATACATTACAGGAGGAGCTTTAATTTGTCTGTCTACTGAAGTGTTGTGCAAAGGTTATGGAAGGAAATCAGGGATGACAGATGAAAGGAAGAGAAACTTGTTTCAATTACTTTTTGCCGTCAGATGCACGATTAAGATATTCATTTTATTTACGTTCGAGCTAGCGGGCTTCCCAATATTAGCTGGACTAATGATCAATTATTCTTTACTGATTTCCTTCACTACTAGCAAGGACCACTACTTTTGGAAGTTTTTCATCCTTGATGCATGGTTGCCGGGAATGTTGATGTTGTACTGGGCAATTGGTACCGTTTATATGTATTGGTTTGCCATATTTATTGGCACAATAAGACAGCATATTATCAGACCGGGCGTATTATTCTTCATCAGATCACCAGATGATCCAAACATTAAAATATTGCATGATAGCTTGCTGCATCCTATGAGGATTCAGTTGTCGCGGTTGATAATGTCAGTTGTTATTTACGCCATCTTTATTTTGTGTGGATTTGGATTTCATACAAGATTGCTATTCCCATTTTTATTGAAGCACAATTTGATCCCAGTCTACAATACTTTAATGGACAAAGTAAGCTTTTTCACAATTGCTCTAGCCGGCATTGCAGGAACTAATCTGGAATCTTCACAAAAGCTTCGCTCATATATTAGAGCATATTGGTTAAAGGTTTTTACTATTTGTTGCAGGAGACTGCGATTGTCGTCATTCATCATGGGTAAATCGATACCGATGGAAAGAGGCTATATTGTTTACCGTAACGCTTTTTACAGATACCTTGCACCAACTAGAGCACAATGGTCAAATCCAGAATTGTTTAGCAAACCAAAAACTCTGAATGAGGCACAAGAATTGTTTAAAACACTGCCATCTATTCATGCGTACTTTATTCCTGATGGCTGTCTACTGCGTGTTCCTGCCAATGACATTGTTTCCAGAAGCTATGTTCAGATGCTTTTTGTACCTGTAACTAAGGATGATAAGTTACTAAAGCCTTTGGACTTGAAACGGATTAGAGAAAGAAGCCAGCAGAATTCTGGGGAATTTGGTTATTTGGATAAACAGATTACTGACTTCGACTCCTACACGGTGGTGTATGTTCCGCCACTATTTAAACTCAGATATACATTACTTTTGGTAATGATTTGGGTTTTTGCATCAATACTTTTCATTGGAATAGGATTAACCGCTAATTTTGTGGGTCATCTGTTAGTATGGCCCTACTCGCAGGTCGTCTGGAAAACTCAAACTAGCGGACTTGACCTTACATATACATATGATCTTCTAGATGACGGCCTAAATCCCACATGCATTTGTGTTGCACTTATAGCCGCATGCATAGCAATTGATAGTGGGGTAGTGGATTATATTTATCACAAGATTATGGAAATACCTAGAAGGAGGACTCGCATAGTCAATGAGGAAGAGAAAGAAAATACAGGAGAAGAGGAGGAAGGTGAGCATGCCATGGAAGAATTCGGACAAGAGATTCAAGAGCATAGAGAAGAGGATCATATCATTGAACAGCTTCCTGTTAGAAATAACGTCAGTTTTATCACCCTCATGAGGAGATTTGGCAATTTCGTACGGCAAATGGTTAACAACCTGACCCAAATGTTATTAACTTCAATGATTGCAACTTTCTTTTTAAACAAACTACACATTTACATGTTCCGTCTAATAACAAGGGCTATTTCATACAATTACATCATGTCGGTAGGTCTATTTTGGGACTACTATATTCACAATAGGATTTCTTGCTTTACTGATTTCAACTCATTGTATGCAGACTTCCCTTCGTTCCAAGTATCCAATCTATTCTACGTTGATCTCCATTTATCCTCATTTACTGTCAAGATATTACCTCGGCTACCATTGCCTAATTATGCGGTATTGCTTGGGCTAATCGGTATTGAAGGCCTAGCCTCTATTATTGGTGCGGGTTACTACGCATTCTTTTCAAACATCGAAATGAAGAAAAAGCACCTCTACTTTATTATTGTTGGTTACTTCCGGAGATATTTTTTCCCTACCTTTATTACGATTGTTTTACAGTACATTGTCATTGAATTGGAATACCAAAGCAATCCAAGCGCGTATATGTCCAGACATGCTTTGTATGACTATATGGTGACCAAAATGTCTTCCGAAACATTACCAAGAGAATGGACGTTTTTACAGCATTTGTTTTACTGGATTAGTCCGATTGTATTAGGATGCTATTACACATATTTGGTTTATTCTATTTCTAAGAAGTCCTTAGCAAATTTCTCCCAATGGCTGATTGATGATATTTACGGTAAAGGTAGAACGTTAGTgaatttggaagaagatTCTTAG